The following proteins are encoded in a genomic region of Apodemus sylvaticus chromosome 21, mApoSyl1.1, whole genome shotgun sequence:
- the Fcsk gene encoding L-fucose kinase isoform X2, producing the protein MEQTRGVNWTVIILTCQYKDSVQVFQRELEVRQKREQIPAGTMLLAVEDPQTRVGSGGATLNALLVAAEHLSARAGFMVVTSDVLHSAWILILHMGRDFPFDDCGRAFTCLPVENPQAPVEALVCNLDCLLDIMTHRLGPGSPPGVWVCSTDMLLSVPPNPGISWDGFRGTRVIAFPGSLAYALNHGVYLTDSQGLVLDIYYQGTKAEIQRCVGPDGLVPLVSGVVFFSVETAERLLATHVSPPLDACTYMGLDSGAQPVQLSLFFDILLCMARNISRENFLAGRPPETGQGDTNAAGYLKGARAQLWRELRDQPLTMVYIPDGGYSYMTADATEFLHRLTMPGVAVAQIVHSQVEEPQLLEATCSVVSCLLDGPVHLGPRSVLQHCHLRGPIRIGAGCFVSGLDTAHSEALHGLELHDVILQGHHVRLHGSLSRVFTLAGRLDSWERQGAGMYLNMSWNEFFKKTGIRDWDLWDPDTPPSDRCLLSARLFPVLHPTRPLGPQDVLWMLHPCKHRGEALRAWRASWRLSWEQLQPCLDRAATLDFRRDLFFCQALQKARHVLEARQDLCLRPLIRAAVGEGCSGPLLATLDKVAAGAEDPGVAARALACVADVLGCMADGRGGLRSGPAANPEWLQHFSYLECGDLMRGVEALAQEREKWLTRPALLVRAARHYEGAEQILIRQAVMTARHFVSTQPVELLAPGQWVVTECPARVDFSGGWSDTPPIAYELGGAVLGLAVRVDGRRPIGAKARRILEPELRLAVGPRQEEMTMKIVCRSLDDLQDYCQPHAPGALLKAAFICAGIVHLHSELPLREQLLHSFNGGFELHTWSELPHGSGLGTSSILAGAALAALQRAAGRAVGTEALIHAVLHLEQVLTTGGGWQDQVSGLMPGIKVGRSRAQLPLKVEVEEITVPEGFVQKINDHLLLVYTGKTRLARNLLQDVLRNWYARLPVVVQNARRLVRQTEKCAEAFRQGSRKKRLCPDGVAGSRGCLSPRMRL; encoded by the exons ATGGAGCAGACCAGGGGGGTCAATTGGACAGTCATTATCCTGACATGCCAGTACAAGGACAGTGTCCAGGTCTTTCAGAGAG AGCTGGAGGTGAGGCAGAAGCGGGAGCAGATCCCTGCCGGGACGATGCTGCTGGCTGTGGAGGACCCCCAGACTCGAGTAGGCAGCGGGGGAGCCACCCTCAATGCACTGCTGGTGGCCGCGGAACACCTGAGCGCCCGGGCTGGCTTCATG GTGGTCACATCAGATGTCCTGCACTCAGCCTGGATCCTCATCTTGCACATG GGCCGAGACTTCCCCTTCGATGACTGTGGCAGGGCCTTCACTTGCCTCCCTGTGGAGAACCCACAGGCCCCTGTGGAGGCCTTGGTCTGCAACCTGGACTGCCTGTTAGATATCATGACCCACCGG CTCGGTCCAGGTTCCCCACCAGGTGTGTGGGTCTGCAGCACCGACATGCTTCTGTCTGTTCCTCCAAACCCTG GAATCAGTTGGGATGGCTTCCGGGGAACCAGAGTGATTGCCTTTCCTGGGAGCCTGGCCTATGCTCTGAACCACGGCGTCTACCTCACTGACTCACAG GGCTTGGTTTTGGACATTTACTACCAGGGCACGAAGGCGGAGATACAACGGTGTGTCGGGCCTGATGGGCTGGTACCACTG GTCTCCGGGGTCGTCTTCTTCTCCGTGGAGACTGCTGAGCGCCTCCTAGCCACCCACGTGAGCCCTCCGCTGGACGCCTGCACCTATATGGGCTTGGACTCCGGAGCCCAGCCCGTGCAG ctgTCTCTGTTTTTCGACATCCTGCTCTGCATGGCTCGGAACATAAGCCGGGAGAACTTCCTGGCTGGGCGGCCCCCGGAGACGGGGCAAGGCGACACGAACGCAGCAGGCTACTTGAAGGGAGCCCGGGCCCAGCTGTGGAGGGAGCTTCGAGATCAGCCCCTCACAATGG TGTACATCCCTGACGGCGGCTATAGCTACATGACGGCTGATGCCACCGAGTTCCTGCACAGACTCACAATGCCTGGAGTAGCTGTGGCCCAGATTGTTCACTCCCAGGTGGAG GAGCCACAGCTGCTAGAGGCCACGTGCTCCGTGGTCAGCTGCCTGCTGGACGGTCCTGTGCACCTGGGACCTCGCAGTGTCCTGCAGCACTGCCACCTGAGG GGCCCCATTCGTATTGGCGCTGGCTGCTTTGTGAGCGGCCTGGATACCGCCCACTCTGAGGCCCTGCATGGCCTGGAGCTTCATGACGTCATTCTTCAGGGACACCATGTTCGACTGCATGGCTCCCTGAGTCGAGTATTCACTCTGGCTGGCCGTCTGGACAGCTGGGAA aGACAGGGGGCGGGCATGTATCTCAACATGTCCTGGAATGAGTTCTTCAAGAAGACAGGCATTCG AGACTGGGACCTGTGGGACCCAGATACACCCCCCTCAGATCGATGCCTTCTCAGTGCCCGCCTTTTCCCTGTGCTCCACCCCACGAGGCCCCTGGGGCCCCAGGATGTGCTGTGGATGCTGCACCCCTGTAAACACAGAGGTGAGGCCCTGCGGGCCTGGCGAGCCTCCTGGCGTCTGTCCTGGGAGCAGCTGCAACCTTGCCTGGACCGGGCTGCCACACTGGACTTCCGCCGGGATCTGTTCTTCTGCCAGGCCTTGCAGAAGGCAAGGCATGTGTTGGAGGCCCGGCAGGACCTCTGCCTACGTCCACTGATCCGGGCTGCTGTTGGTGAAGGTTGCTCAGGGCCCCTGCTGGCCACACTTGACAAGG TTGCAGCCGGGGCAGAAGATCCTGGTGTGGCAGCCCGGGCTCTGGCTTGTGTGGCAGATGTGCTGGGCTGCATGGCAGACGGCCGAGGGGGTTTGCGCAGTGGGCCAGCCGCCAACCCCGAGTGGCTTCAGCATTTCTCATACTTGGAGTGTGGAGACCTGATGAGGGGTGTGGAGGCACTTGCCCAGGAAAGGGAGAAGTGGCTGACCAG GCCTGCCTTGCTGGTTCGGGCTGCCCGCCATTATGAGGGGGCTGAGCAGATCCTGATCCGCCAGGCTGTGATGACAGCCCGACACTTCGTCTCCACCCAGCCGGTGGAGCTGCTAGCACCTGGGCAGTGGGTGGTGACTGAGTGCCCAGCCCGTGTGGATTTCTCTG GGGGCTGGAGTGACACACCACCAATTGCCTATGAGCTTGGTGGAGCGGTGTTGGGCCTGGCTGTGCGGGTGGATGGCCGCCGGCCCATCGGGGCCAAGGCACGCCGCATCCTGGAGCCTGAGCTCCGGCTGGCAGTGGGACCTCGGCAGGAGGAGATGACCATGAAGATAGTGTGCCGGAGCCTGGACGACCTGCAGGATTACTGCCAGCCTCATGCCCCAG GGGCCTTGCTGAAGGCAGCCTTTATCTGTGCGGGAATCGTGCATCTCCACTCAGAGCTCCCTCTGCGCGAACAGTTGTTACACTCCTTTAATGGTGGCTTTGAGCTGCACACATGGTCAGAGCTGCCGCATGGCTCTGGTCTTG GCACCAGCAGCATCCTGGCGGGGGCTGCCCTGGCTGCCTTGCAGCGGGCTGCAGGCCGGGCAGTGGGCACGGAGGCTCTCATCCATGCAGTGCTGCACCTGGAGCAGGTGCTCACCACAG GAGGTGGCTGGCAGGACCAAGTGAGTGGCCTAATGCCTGGCATCAAGGTGGGGCGCTCCCGGGCCCAGCTGCCCCTaaaggtggaggtggaggagatcACTGTGCCTGAGGGCTTTGTCCAGAAGATCAATGACCATCTGCTCCTAGTTTATACTGGCAAGACCCGACTGGCACGGAATCTGCTGCAG GATGTGCTGAGGAACTGGTATGCTCGGTTGCCTGTTGTGGTACAGAATGCCCGCAGACTCGTGCGCCAGACTGAGAAGTGTGCCGAAGCCTTCCGCCAAG gaagcaggaagaagaggCTCTGCCCTGACGGAGTTGCAGGAAGTAGGGGCTGCCTAAGTCCAAGGATGAGGCTATAG
- the Fcsk gene encoding L-fucose kinase isoform X1, which yields MEQTRGVNWTVIILTCQYKDSVQVFQRELEVRQKREQIPAGTMLLAVEDPQTRVGSGGATLNALLVAAEHLSARAGFMVVTSDVLHSAWILILHMGRDFPFDDCGRAFTCLPVENPQAPVEALVCNLDCLLDIMTHRLGPGSPPGVWVCSTDMLLSVPPNPGISWDGFRGTRVIAFPGSLAYALNHGVYLTDSQGLVLDIYYQGTKAEIQRCVGPDGLVPLVSGVVFFSVETAERLLATHVSPPLDACTYMGLDSGAQPVQLSLFFDILLCMARNISRENFLAGRPPETGQGDTNAAGYLKGARAQLWRELRDQPLTMVYIPDGGYSYMTADATEFLHRLTMPGVAVAQIVHSQVEEPQLLEATCSVVSCLLDGPVHLGPRSVLQHCHLRGPIRIGAGCFVSGLDTAHSEALHGLELHDVILQGHHVRLHGSLSRVFTLAGRLDSWERQGAGMYLNMSWNEFFKKTGIRDWDLWDPDTPPSDRCLLSARLFPVLHPTRPLGPQDVLWMLHPCKHRGEALRAWRASWRLSWEQLQPCLDRAATLDFRRDLFFCQALQKARHVLEARQDLCLRPLIRAAVGEGCSGPLLATLDKVAAGAEDPGVAARALACVADVLGCMADGRGGLRSGPAANPEWLQHFSYLECGDLMRGVEALAQEREKWLTRPALLVRAARHYEGAEQILIRQAVMTARHFVSTQPVELLAPGQWVVTECPARVDFSGGWSDTPPIAYELGGAVLGLAVRVDGRRPIGAKARRILEPELRLAVGPRQEEMTMKIVCRSLDDLQDYCQPHAPGALLKAAFICAGIVHLHSELPLREQLLHSFNGGFELHTWSELPHGSGLGTSSILAGAALAALQRAAGRAVGTEALIHAVLHLEQVLTTGGGWQDQVSGLMPGIKVGRSRAQLPLKVEVEEITVPEGFVQKINDHLLLVYTGKTRLARNLLQDVLRNWYARLPVVVQNARRLVRQTEKCAEAFRQGNLPLLGQYLTSYWEQKKLMAPGCEPLAVQRMMDVLAPYAYGQSLAGAGGGGFLYLLTKEPRQKEALEAVLAKAEGLGNYSVHLVEVDTQGLSLQLLGHDTYLCGAGPSEAGDT from the exons ATGGAGCAGACCAGGGGGGTCAATTGGACAGTCATTATCCTGACATGCCAGTACAAGGACAGTGTCCAGGTCTTTCAGAGAG AGCTGGAGGTGAGGCAGAAGCGGGAGCAGATCCCTGCCGGGACGATGCTGCTGGCTGTGGAGGACCCCCAGACTCGAGTAGGCAGCGGGGGAGCCACCCTCAATGCACTGCTGGTGGCCGCGGAACACCTGAGCGCCCGGGCTGGCTTCATG GTGGTCACATCAGATGTCCTGCACTCAGCCTGGATCCTCATCTTGCACATG GGCCGAGACTTCCCCTTCGATGACTGTGGCAGGGCCTTCACTTGCCTCCCTGTGGAGAACCCACAGGCCCCTGTGGAGGCCTTGGTCTGCAACCTGGACTGCCTGTTAGATATCATGACCCACCGG CTCGGTCCAGGTTCCCCACCAGGTGTGTGGGTCTGCAGCACCGACATGCTTCTGTCTGTTCCTCCAAACCCTG GAATCAGTTGGGATGGCTTCCGGGGAACCAGAGTGATTGCCTTTCCTGGGAGCCTGGCCTATGCTCTGAACCACGGCGTCTACCTCACTGACTCACAG GGCTTGGTTTTGGACATTTACTACCAGGGCACGAAGGCGGAGATACAACGGTGTGTCGGGCCTGATGGGCTGGTACCACTG GTCTCCGGGGTCGTCTTCTTCTCCGTGGAGACTGCTGAGCGCCTCCTAGCCACCCACGTGAGCCCTCCGCTGGACGCCTGCACCTATATGGGCTTGGACTCCGGAGCCCAGCCCGTGCAG ctgTCTCTGTTTTTCGACATCCTGCTCTGCATGGCTCGGAACATAAGCCGGGAGAACTTCCTGGCTGGGCGGCCCCCGGAGACGGGGCAAGGCGACACGAACGCAGCAGGCTACTTGAAGGGAGCCCGGGCCCAGCTGTGGAGGGAGCTTCGAGATCAGCCCCTCACAATGG TGTACATCCCTGACGGCGGCTATAGCTACATGACGGCTGATGCCACCGAGTTCCTGCACAGACTCACAATGCCTGGAGTAGCTGTGGCCCAGATTGTTCACTCCCAGGTGGAG GAGCCACAGCTGCTAGAGGCCACGTGCTCCGTGGTCAGCTGCCTGCTGGACGGTCCTGTGCACCTGGGACCTCGCAGTGTCCTGCAGCACTGCCACCTGAGG GGCCCCATTCGTATTGGCGCTGGCTGCTTTGTGAGCGGCCTGGATACCGCCCACTCTGAGGCCCTGCATGGCCTGGAGCTTCATGACGTCATTCTTCAGGGACACCATGTTCGACTGCATGGCTCCCTGAGTCGAGTATTCACTCTGGCTGGCCGTCTGGACAGCTGGGAA aGACAGGGGGCGGGCATGTATCTCAACATGTCCTGGAATGAGTTCTTCAAGAAGACAGGCATTCG AGACTGGGACCTGTGGGACCCAGATACACCCCCCTCAGATCGATGCCTTCTCAGTGCCCGCCTTTTCCCTGTGCTCCACCCCACGAGGCCCCTGGGGCCCCAGGATGTGCTGTGGATGCTGCACCCCTGTAAACACAGAGGTGAGGCCCTGCGGGCCTGGCGAGCCTCCTGGCGTCTGTCCTGGGAGCAGCTGCAACCTTGCCTGGACCGGGCTGCCACACTGGACTTCCGCCGGGATCTGTTCTTCTGCCAGGCCTTGCAGAAGGCAAGGCATGTGTTGGAGGCCCGGCAGGACCTCTGCCTACGTCCACTGATCCGGGCTGCTGTTGGTGAAGGTTGCTCAGGGCCCCTGCTGGCCACACTTGACAAGG TTGCAGCCGGGGCAGAAGATCCTGGTGTGGCAGCCCGGGCTCTGGCTTGTGTGGCAGATGTGCTGGGCTGCATGGCAGACGGCCGAGGGGGTTTGCGCAGTGGGCCAGCCGCCAACCCCGAGTGGCTTCAGCATTTCTCATACTTGGAGTGTGGAGACCTGATGAGGGGTGTGGAGGCACTTGCCCAGGAAAGGGAGAAGTGGCTGACCAG GCCTGCCTTGCTGGTTCGGGCTGCCCGCCATTATGAGGGGGCTGAGCAGATCCTGATCCGCCAGGCTGTGATGACAGCCCGACACTTCGTCTCCACCCAGCCGGTGGAGCTGCTAGCACCTGGGCAGTGGGTGGTGACTGAGTGCCCAGCCCGTGTGGATTTCTCTG GGGGCTGGAGTGACACACCACCAATTGCCTATGAGCTTGGTGGAGCGGTGTTGGGCCTGGCTGTGCGGGTGGATGGCCGCCGGCCCATCGGGGCCAAGGCACGCCGCATCCTGGAGCCTGAGCTCCGGCTGGCAGTGGGACCTCGGCAGGAGGAGATGACCATGAAGATAGTGTGCCGGAGCCTGGACGACCTGCAGGATTACTGCCAGCCTCATGCCCCAG GGGCCTTGCTGAAGGCAGCCTTTATCTGTGCGGGAATCGTGCATCTCCACTCAGAGCTCCCTCTGCGCGAACAGTTGTTACACTCCTTTAATGGTGGCTTTGAGCTGCACACATGGTCAGAGCTGCCGCATGGCTCTGGTCTTG GCACCAGCAGCATCCTGGCGGGGGCTGCCCTGGCTGCCTTGCAGCGGGCTGCAGGCCGGGCAGTGGGCACGGAGGCTCTCATCCATGCAGTGCTGCACCTGGAGCAGGTGCTCACCACAG GAGGTGGCTGGCAGGACCAAGTGAGTGGCCTAATGCCTGGCATCAAGGTGGGGCGCTCCCGGGCCCAGCTGCCCCTaaaggtggaggtggaggagatcACTGTGCCTGAGGGCTTTGTCCAGAAGATCAATGACCATCTGCTCCTAGTTTATACTGGCAAGACCCGACTGGCACGGAATCTGCTGCAG GATGTGCTGAGGAACTGGTATGCTCGGTTGCCTGTTGTGGTACAGAATGCCCGCAGACTCGTGCGCCAGACTGAGAAGTGTGCCGAAGCCTTCCGCCAAG GAAACTTGCCTCTTCTGGGACAGTACCTGACCTCATACTGGGAGCAGAAGAAGCTTATGGCCCCAGGCTGTGAGCCTCTGGCTGTGCAGCGGATGATGGATGTCCTGGCCCCTTATGCATATGGCCAAAGCCTGGCAGGGGCAGGCGGTGGGGGCTTTCTCTATCTATTGACCAAGGAACCCCGACAGAAAGAGGCTCTGGAAGCTGTCCTGGCCAAGGCTGAG GGTCTCGGCAACTACAGTGTCCACCTGGTGGAAGTGGACACTCAGGGCCTGAGCCTGCAGCTGCTGGGACACGACACCTATCTTTGTGGGGCTGGGCCCTCTGAAGCGGGCGACACCTAG